GGTGAGGGTGGAGTTGATATCAGGTCTGTAAATTATTTGCACTTAACAGCAAAGCTTAGCCACATTCAGGTCGTGGCCAGATGGCTTCCCCAGTGGGCCATCCAACTCTAGGAATATATGCACAAATTGTTCTGTTCATTTACAGTAAGCAGCATTAACCCTTGAGTTTAGCCTCAAGGGCAGACaaactgttagaagaaaaaaataaactctcaGGAAGAAACCCCACTCTCTGCCCCATGTAAAGACAGTGATATATTTGCCATTCTGGATCCAACATATTGATTCTattcctttttgtatttttctagctCTGACCTTCATCCAATTTGCAACAAATCTATTTTAAGGCAAGAAGTTGATGATATGACTCAGGCTAGGGGTCACAGAGTCTCTCTGGCAGAAGACGATGAGTCCAGCTATGCCAAAGGATTTGACGTGATGTACAGTGAATTTGACTATGACTTATGCAATGGAGTGGTTGACGTGACTTGCTCCCCTGAGCCAGATGCATTCAATCCATGTGAAGATATCATGGGGTATGATATTCTCAGAGTCTTGATATGGTTCATTAGCACCCTGGCCGTCACTGGGAACATCCTAGTGCTAATGGTCCTGATGACCAGCCAATCCAAACTCACAGTCCCCCGGTTCCTTATGTGCAATTTGGCCTTTGCCGACCTCTGCATTGGAATCTACCTGCTGCTCATAGCATCAGTTGATATCCACACCAAAAGCCAGTACCACAACTACGCCATTGACTGGCAAACTGGAGCAGGCTGTGATGCTGCCGGCTTTTTCACCGTCTTTGCCAGTGAGCTCTCAGTCTACACTCTGACAGCCATCACGCTGGAAAGATGGCACACCATCACCCATGCCATGCAGCTAGAACGCAAAGTACAGCTCCGCCATGCTACCAGCGTCATGCTGGTGGGCTGGATCTTTGCTTTTGCAGTCGCCCTCTTTCCCATCTTTGGCATCAGCAGCTACATGAAGGTGAGCGTCTGCCTGCCTATGGATATTGACAGCCCCTGGTCGCAACTGTATGTCATGTCCCTCCTTGTGCTCAATGTCCTGGCCTTTGTGGTCATCTGTGGCTGCTACATTCACATCTACCTCACGGTGAGAAACCCCAACATTACGTCCTCCTCTAGTGACACCAAGATCGCCAAGCGCATGGCCATGCTCATCTTCACTGACTTCCTCTGCATGGCGCCCATCTCCTTCTTTGCCATCTCTGCCTCCCTCAAGGTGCCCCTCATCACTGTGTCCAAGTCAAAGATCCTCCTGGTCCTGTTCTACCCCATCAACTCCTGTGCCAACCCCTTCCTCTATGCTATCTTCACCAAGAACTTCCGCAGGGATTTCTTCATTCTGCTGAGCAAGTTTGGCTGCTATGAAATGCAAGCCCAGACCTATAGGACAGAAACCTCATCCACTGCTCACAACTTTCATCCAAGGAATGGCCACTGCCCTCCAGCACCCAGGGTTACCAATGGTTCCAATTACACACTTATCCCCCTAAGCCATTTAGCCCAGAACTAAAACACACTGTGCAAATGTTTCTGAGTGTTGAACGACAATTAAGTCTTGCCTTTGAAGAATATGCCATGGCCTAGGTGACAGAGCACTTCTACGTACTTCATCTAGTTTAATCTTCCTGGCACATCCATAGGTAAATTAGTCAGAAACTATTAACTCCATGTGATTCATCAGGAAGCTGAACTATTAAtaacaacattaaaaattaaaataatgtaatgcTTCATCACATTTGTTTTATCCTTTATCAATGTTCAAAGTGCTTTTGTTCAGGCCATCTCAGCCGATCCCTATAAAAGTCCTATTAAACAGGCAGAACAGGAATTATTCTTGgagttttatagatgagaaacacAAGACTCAAagggttaagtgacttgttcaaaaTTGCTTGGCTTACAAGAGGCAGAGCCAAAATTAAGTGTTCTGACTCCCAGGGAACTTCCAAGAGAGGCAGCACAATatccattaattaattcattcattcattcaacgaatATCTACCTGAGCACCAATGTGATGGCTTTGTAATGTGTCAACTTGAGTAGGCTGAAGTACACTTGCCAGAACTCCCTTTCTTATATGTGGGCCACAGGGATGATTCTCAGGAAAATaggagggtggaagggaagcTGCAGCCATTTTCTCACTCATGCTTTGTTGCTCATCTGCTGGTTCAGCTCACTGCCGTGATGCAACAGCTGGGCCTGCAATGGCTGCACCATCCCCTGAAATCTTCTTCAGGTTCTCTGCCTCCTAAGCCAAGTATATGTGTTTAGCGCCATGATGAAGAACCCCAACTTCTGCAGAACACTTCTATCACCAAGGTCAGAAGCCACAATAACAGAAATGGAGCTCAGTTTGACCTTGTGGGGTTCCGTCTCGTGCTTGTGGCTTGGCTTCAAGCATGCTCATGATCTTCCCTTTATGACTGCCTGCCCTGTGGACTTCAATCTCTAGCATCAGATGTAGAGACAACACCCTTACAGAGACCATTTAACCAATCCCCACAATCATGTAAGCCAATTCCCTGTAACAAATATTTACCCCATATATACCTACATGCATGCATGACTGCTTTTGCTTCTTCAGTCAAACCCTGATAGAAGATACAACCTATATGGCGTGCATATGGATTATAATGTTAAAAACATAGCAGCTTTGGAATCGGAGCTGAGATTTTATTCTTACTCCATGATAAGCCAGGACTCCTCCTCCCTAGGCTCAGTGTCTTCCTCTGTAAATGGGATTTGATTATAATATCTAACTATTCGGCTTACTAtaagaattggaaaggaaaatgggTGTAAAGTGCCTGATGCTGTAATAGGCTTGTTGAATGTCAATTTACTTCTCTCCTCCCAGATCAATGCCTAGACTAGTGCCTAGTACTCCCGACCATGATCTAGAACTCATTCCATCACATCATATTACTCCTGATAAATAACTATACTTCCCCTATCTATTCTCACTTTTGACTCCAACTGGATAATCTGGATCATAGATACCAACCACAAACCTCCATCAAGCACTGTGCCGTGACCAGCTCACAAAGTTCCGAGTCTCCTCGGATAGTATCCTCTTTCCATGTCAAAGCCAATCCTTCCTTCTCTTGCCCCATTTCAAAAGTTGGTCCCAAATGCATTAACAGGGGAGTCCTTAGAGGGCTGAAGAAAAAGCAATCATCTCTGCTGATGTGACCTGGCACCATCTTGATCTATTATGAGCATGAGTGAAAAATGGAATAAGTATCGTAGAAATAATACAGAGCTGAGCTGGTCAGTAcagtagccattagccacatgtggctatcgaGCACTTGAAATCTGGCAAACCTGAACTGAGACATGCTATAAGTAAAAGACACACTGGCTTTCAAATActtagtgcaaaaaaaaaaagaattacagtaCCTCAAAAAATTTGATATTGATTACATCTTGGAACAATATTATTTTGGACATACTgagacaaatatatttaaaaattaatttcatct
This DNA window, taken from Kogia breviceps isolate mKogBre1 chromosome 11, mKogBre1 haplotype 1, whole genome shotgun sequence, encodes the following:
- the FSHR gene encoding follicle-stimulating hormone receptor isoform X1, coding for MALLVVALLTFLSLGSGCHHRICHCSNRVFLCQESKVTEIPSDLPRNAVELRFVLTKLQVIPKGAFSGFGDLEKIEISQNDVLEVIEANVFSNLPKLHEIRIEKANNLLYINPDAFQNLPNLRYLLISNTGIKHLPAVHKIQSLQKILLDVQDNINIHTVERNSFVGLSFESMILWLSKNGIQEIHNCAFNGTQLDELNLSDNNNLEELPNDVFQGASGPVILDISRTRIHSLPSYGLGNLKKLRAKSTYNLKKLPSLEAFVTLVEASLTYPSHCCIFANWRRQISDLHPICNKSILRQEVDDMTQARGHRVSLAEDDESSYAKGFDVMYSEFDYDLCNGVVDVTCSPEPDAFNPCEDIMGYDILRVLIWFISTLAVTGNILVLMVLMTSQSKLTVPRFLMCNLAFADLCIGIYLLLIASVDIHTKSQYHNYAIDWQTGAGCDAAGFFTVFASELSVYTLTAITLERWHTITHAMQLERKVQLRHATSVMLVGWIFAFAVALFPIFGISSYMKVSVCLPMDIDSPWSQLYVMSLLVLNVLAFVVICGCYIHIYLTVRNPNITSSSSDTKIAKRMAMLIFTDFLCMAPISFFAISASLKVPLITVSKSKILLVLFYPINSCANPFLYAIFTKNFRRDFFILLSKFGCYEMQAQTYRTETSSTAHNFHPRNGHCPPAPRVTNGSNYTLIPLSHLAQN
- the FSHR gene encoding follicle-stimulating hormone receptor isoform X2; its protein translation is MALLVVALLTFLSLGSGCHHRICHCSNRVFLCQESKVTEIPSDLPRNAVELRFVLTKLQVIPKGAFSGFGDLEKIEISQNDVLEVIEANVFSNLPKLHEIRIEKANNLLYINPDAFQNLPNLRYLLISNTGIKHLPAVHKIQSLQKILLWLSKNGIQEIHNCAFNGTQLDELNLSDNNNLEELPNDVFQGASGPVILDISRTRIHSLPSYGLGNLKKLRAKSTYNLKKLPSLEAFVTLVEASLTYPSHCCIFANWRRQISDLHPICNKSILRQEVDDMTQARGHRVSLAEDDESSYAKGFDVMYSEFDYDLCNGVVDVTCSPEPDAFNPCEDIMGYDILRVLIWFISTLAVTGNILVLMVLMTSQSKLTVPRFLMCNLAFADLCIGIYLLLIASVDIHTKSQYHNYAIDWQTGAGCDAAGFFTVFASELSVYTLTAITLERWHTITHAMQLERKVQLRHATSVMLVGWIFAFAVALFPIFGISSYMKVSVCLPMDIDSPWSQLYVMSLLVLNVLAFVVICGCYIHIYLTVRNPNITSSSSDTKIAKRMAMLIFTDFLCMAPISFFAISASLKVPLITVSKSKILLVLFYPINSCANPFLYAIFTKNFRRDFFILLSKFGCYEMQAQTYRTETSSTAHNFHPRNGHCPPAPRVTNGSNYTLIPLSHLAQN